A genomic segment from Spongiibacter sp. IMCC21906 encodes:
- a CDS encoding CFI-box-CTERM domain-containing protein, whose amino-acid sequence MNVKLMACSVLLIGATFTAAQAENIKQTFALNNPSSAKIAANLRDMFPGVSTAVEKTLPLTDGPMQRRLFDQVHAGQAIPVELQITESEGLVRYLNEKDIPLRFLSKDGRWATVLIKNVDQIDALAQWPGVVRVNYAPPPLTRKGLANSRAPKAMRSDTLSNRLDVDGSGQIVGIVSDSFAQTDDVRDSNTFPAKGQAGILQDSRPQDSGDLPSRVSLLKDDTPDGIDEGAAMAELIHDVAPGAALAFYTAGQSRASMAEAIDALCDGNATVVVDDILFLTESVYQDDLPAIAIQNCVAKGIPYLTAAGNDGDLAYRFEYRDANPAVDEQGTQATPTGNDLHNWSSDGSDRFLSLTVAPNSKLFLVLNWNQPNQSVNPNGGSTIDLDLYATTIPLVSALNANALGFYASSVNQQGGNGTAKGDAVEFLELQTGSQSQTFYVAIEHFDGSQDSIPQNAATPLEFRLLISGDGEIENAEYAFNAPSIWGHSLSSASIAVAAVPWWESPQYVPQFYTTAGIDPEAFSSRGGSVQFQFDSSGNFALSTRQAPSFASIDGNNNTFLGSDANATPNEDGEPDGYPNFFGTSAAAPNAAAVYTLLKHAFPDVSPEGIFQALKDTAIDVDGRRAAVGDDDVSGAGLIDAEAAAVKLANDSSDNPPIDPMSGSGDGAGNEGSGSSGGGGGGACFIATAAYGSYMDADVQVLRDFRDKVLLRSDWGTAFVKYYYRYSPAIANTIAESEFLRSTTRLFLTPIVYSVKYPLIAIMLVLLALMAIAQRKSNWMPLRR is encoded by the coding sequence ATGAACGTAAAGCTTATGGCTTGTTCGGTTTTGTTGATCGGCGCTACTTTTACTGCTGCTCAAGCAGAAAACATCAAACAAACATTTGCCCTCAATAATCCATCTTCTGCGAAGATAGCGGCTAACCTTCGGGACATGTTTCCTGGTGTATCAACGGCAGTAGAGAAAACACTTCCCCTGACAGATGGGCCCATGCAGCGCCGTCTTTTTGATCAAGTCCATGCCGGACAAGCGATTCCTGTAGAGCTACAAATTACCGAGAGCGAAGGTCTGGTTCGCTATCTTAACGAGAAAGATATTCCATTAAGGTTTCTTTCCAAAGATGGCCGTTGGGCAACGGTGTTGATAAAGAACGTAGATCAGATCGACGCCTTGGCCCAATGGCCGGGTGTGGTACGGGTTAATTACGCGCCACCACCGTTAACGCGCAAAGGTTTGGCAAATAGCCGTGCGCCTAAAGCCATGCGCTCAGATACCTTAAGTAATCGCCTTGATGTAGACGGCAGTGGTCAAATTGTTGGCATTGTCTCAGATAGTTTTGCCCAAACGGATGACGTTAGAGATAGCAATACGTTTCCAGCAAAAGGTCAGGCCGGCATATTGCAAGATAGTCGCCCGCAGGACAGCGGTGACCTGCCAAGCAGGGTCAGCTTACTTAAGGACGACACGCCAGACGGCATCGATGAAGGTGCTGCTATGGCTGAACTTATTCATGATGTCGCACCGGGAGCGGCCTTGGCCTTTTACACCGCGGGCCAAAGTCGAGCCTCAATGGCCGAAGCCATCGATGCATTATGCGATGGCAATGCGACTGTGGTGGTTGATGATATTCTGTTTTTAACGGAGTCCGTTTACCAAGATGACCTGCCAGCCATTGCCATACAAAATTGTGTCGCTAAAGGCATTCCCTATTTAACGGCGGCAGGAAACGACGGTGATTTGGCTTACCGATTTGAGTACCGTGACGCCAACCCCGCAGTGGATGAGCAGGGCACCCAAGCGACTCCCACAGGCAATGACCTACATAACTGGTCTAGTGATGGTTCAGATCGTTTTCTTAGTTTGACGGTTGCGCCCAATTCAAAATTATTCTTGGTGCTTAATTGGAATCAACCCAATCAATCGGTTAACCCCAATGGCGGCTCGACAATCGATCTAGATCTGTATGCCACTACTATACCGCTTGTTTCTGCCTTAAATGCCAATGCGCTGGGTTTTTATGCCAGCAGTGTTAATCAGCAGGGGGGGAACGGAACGGCAAAGGGGGATGCTGTCGAATTTCTGGAGCTTCAAACAGGAAGTCAGTCCCAAACCTTTTATGTCGCCATAGAGCATTTTGATGGCAGCCAAGATAGCATTCCCCAAAATGCTGCAACGCCTCTTGAATTTCGCTTGTTAATCTCGGGTGATGGCGAGATCGAAAACGCAGAATATGCCTTTAATGCCCCTAGTATTTGGGGACACTCGTTGTCGTCTGCATCGATTGCTGTCGCCGCTGTGCCTTGGTGGGAGTCGCCGCAATATGTGCCCCAGTTTTATACCACAGCCGGAATTGACCCTGAGGCTTTCTCTTCTAGAGGCGGCAGTGTCCAATTTCAGTTTGATAGCAGTGGCAACTTTGCGCTTTCAACAAGACAAGCCCCAAGCTTCGCCTCTATCGACGGCAACAATAATACATTTTTAGGTAGTGACGCCAATGCAACGCCAAATGAAGATGGGGAACCAGATGGCTACCCCAACTTTTTTGGCACCTCTGCTGCTGCGCCCAATGCCGCCGCAGTGTATACATTGCTGAAACACGCCTTCCCAGATGTCAGCCCAGAAGGCATTTTTCAGGCCTTAAAAGATACCGCAATTGATGTTGACGGCAGAAGAGCAGCCGTTGGTGATGATGATGTTAGTGGTGCTGGTTTGATTGACGCTGAAGCTGCCGCAGTAAAATTAGCCAACGATTCAAGCGATAATCCGCCAATCGATCCTATGAGCGGCAGCGGAGATGGTGCAGGTAACGAAGGCAGTGGCTCATCCGGTGGTGGCGGTGGCGGAGCATGTTTTATCGCCACGGCCGCCTATGGCAGTTATATGGATGCTGACGTCCAAGTGTTAAGAGACTTTAGAGATAAGGTTTTGCTGCGCTCCGATTGGGGCACAGCATTTGTAAAATATTACTACCGCTACTCCCCAGCCATCGCCAATACCATTGCAGAGTCAGAGTTTTTACGATCAACAACAAGGTTGTTTCTAACACCAATTGTCTACAGCGTAAAATACCCACTTATCGCAATAATGCTTGTTTTACTGGCCCTGATGGCAATTGCCCAGAGAAAATCGAATTGGATGCCGCTTCGGCGTTGA
- the gspG gene encoding type II secretion system major pseudopilin GspG, which yields MLTKPCQHIDSGKNRGMTRLEVVIMVIILCILGLIVAEQIGQRMNAAGKDRVNNDLERIAAGLHQYKLDNKRYPTVGQGLNALLVAPKAGPKAPRWDGPYISRSNLLEDPWGLPYQYSSTVAPPSFTLKSLGSDRKEGGEAHGADIVLRYKSAG from the coding sequence ATGTTAACCAAGCCTTGTCAGCATATTGATTCAGGTAAAAACAGAGGAATGACCCGGCTGGAAGTGGTCATAATGGTTATTATCCTCTGCATTCTAGGCTTGATTGTAGCTGAGCAAATTGGTCAACGCATGAATGCAGCGGGTAAAGATCGCGTCAATAACGATCTAGAACGGATCGCCGCAGGCCTTCACCAATACAAGCTTGATAATAAACGATATCCAACAGTTGGGCAGGGCCTCAACGCCTTATTAGTGGCTCCGAAAGCGGGGCCCAAGGCGCCACGGTGGGATGGCCCTTACATCAGCCGTTCGAACCTGCTTGAAGACCCTTGGGGTCTACCTTATCAATATTCCAGTACCGTCGCGCCGCCGTCATTTACCCTCAAATCCTTAGGGTCTGACAGAAAAGAAGGGGGTGAAGCGCACGGAGCTGATATTGTTTTGCGCTATAAAAGTGCCGGTTAA
- a CDS encoding YhdH/YhfP family quinone oxidoreductase codes for MSNRYKALQTRACDGRFLTELVDLEPSPLLAGQVRIAVTYSSLNYKDAMSATGSKGITKEYPHTLGIDACGEVLESNDPQWQAGDQVLVTGYDLGMNSDGGLAEQLVCPGDWLLARPDNLAAQTAMFLGTAGLTAGLCVAKLEKMMGSLAGKSVLVSGSTGGVGSIAVALLNKMGANVTAVTGKKSRFEWLESIGATTAMATAEKRVLDTKPISKSLYDAAVDSVGGELLGNILKVIHPGGVVACCGMAGGNRFESSVFPFILRGINLLGVDSVDIDREEKLKIWQRFSHEWALSEEVISRITTDISLSDAAPILGNFLKSSVVGRYRVKIA; via the coding sequence ATGAGTAACCGCTATAAAGCCCTGCAAACTCGTGCTTGCGATGGGCGCTTTCTCACAGAGCTAGTAGACCTTGAGCCCAGCCCTCTGTTGGCTGGCCAAGTACGAATAGCCGTGACGTACTCCTCGCTAAATTACAAAGACGCCATGTCGGCAACGGGGAGCAAGGGCATTACGAAAGAATACCCGCATACGCTTGGTATAGATGCCTGTGGTGAGGTCTTGGAGTCGAATGACCCCCAGTGGCAAGCAGGCGACCAAGTACTTGTGACCGGATATGACTTAGGTATGAATAGTGATGGTGGCCTGGCTGAACAACTGGTTTGCCCCGGCGACTGGTTACTAGCACGTCCTGACAATTTAGCTGCTCAGACCGCCATGTTTTTAGGTACTGCAGGCTTAACTGCCGGTCTGTGCGTGGCAAAGCTTGAAAAAATGATGGGGTCGCTGGCTGGGAAATCGGTTTTGGTGAGTGGCAGTACCGGGGGCGTGGGGAGTATTGCGGTCGCGTTATTAAACAAAATGGGCGCAAATGTTACTGCCGTTACGGGTAAAAAATCCCGGTTTGAGTGGTTGGAGTCTATTGGTGCCACAACGGCCATGGCCACGGCAGAAAAACGTGTATTAGATACCAAGCCTATTAGTAAGTCTCTATATGATGCCGCTGTGGACTCGGTGGGTGGTGAGCTGTTGGGGAACATATTAAAAGTTATTCATCCCGGCGGCGTGGTAGCTTGCTGTGGCATGGCGGGTGGTAACCGGTTTGAATCCAGTGTTTTTCCATTTATATTGCGGGGCATCAACCTGTTAGGGGTTGATTCTGTTGATATTGACCGTGAAGAAAAACTGAAGATTTGGCAGCGATTTAGTCACGAATGGGCCTTGTCAGAAGAGGTGATAAGTCGCATTACCACCGATATTTCACTGTCGGATGCAGCGCCAATACTGGGTAATTTTTTAAAATCGTCTGTCGTGGGACGGTATCGGGTAAAGATCGCTTAA
- the sohB gene encoding protease SohB yields the protein MEFLSEYGLFLAKSATVLVSFVLLVTVIASISQRNKKQGEGHIEVEPLHERFEDWEDLLKFHTQDEASYKKMHKDKKKALKLEKKGKGEKKEPRKRLYVLDFDGDIKASEVELLRHEISAILTIAKPGDEVLLRLESPGGMVHSYGLAASQLQRITDKQIPLTIAIDRVAASGGYMMACIGNRLLAAPFAVIGSIGVVAQLPNFHRLLKKHDVDVELHTAGDFKRTLTMIGENTDEGRKKFVEELEDTHNLFKEFVKEHRPQLDIEDIATGEVWYGRRAIDKALIDDIQTSDDYLLSKRGDTDIFSVRYRQKKSLAERVGVATEAAVEKSVWSVLSRFQEGKFWQ from the coding sequence TTGGAATTTTTATCAGAATACGGCCTATTTCTGGCTAAAAGCGCCACCGTACTCGTTTCATTTGTTTTATTGGTGACGGTTATTGCCAGCATTAGCCAACGAAATAAGAAACAGGGAGAAGGGCATATTGAAGTTGAGCCACTTCACGAGCGTTTTGAAGATTGGGAGGACTTGTTAAAGTTTCACACTCAAGATGAAGCCTCTTACAAAAAAATGCACAAAGACAAAAAGAAAGCCCTGAAGCTAGAGAAGAAAGGCAAGGGCGAGAAAAAAGAGCCCCGCAAGCGTCTTTATGTACTTGATTTTGATGGCGATATCAAAGCCTCTGAAGTAGAGCTACTGCGTCATGAGATTTCCGCAATATTAACCATCGCCAAACCGGGTGACGAAGTATTGCTCAGATTAGAAAGCCCTGGTGGCATGGTGCATAGCTATGGTTTGGCTGCCTCGCAACTGCAAAGAATTACCGATAAACAGATACCGCTAACCATCGCCATTGACCGGGTCGCGGCCAGTGGCGGCTATATGATGGCCTGTATCGGTAACCGCTTGCTTGCTGCGCCATTTGCTGTGATTGGTTCTATTGGCGTTGTTGCCCAGTTACCTAATTTTCATCGTTTGCTAAAAAAGCACGATGTAGATGTAGAGCTGCATACGGCGGGGGACTTTAAGCGCACCCTGACGATGATCGGAGAAAATACCGACGAGGGCCGCAAGAAGTTTGTAGAAGAGTTAGAAGACACTCACAACTTATTTAAAGAATTTGTAAAAGAACATCGTCCCCAGCTGGATATTGAAGATATTGCCACGGGCGAGGTGTGGTACGGTCGTCGTGCAATCGATAAAGCACTTATCGACGACATTCAAACTAGCGATGATTACTTATTAAGTAAGCGTGGCGATACTGATATCTTCAGTGTCCGCTATCGGCAGAAAAAATCCTTAGCTGAACGGGTCGGTGTTGCCACCGAGGCGGCAGTAGAAAAAAGCGTTTGGTCGGTGTTGTCTCGTTTTCAAGAAGGTAAGTTTTGGCAATGA
- a CDS encoding cation/multidrug efflux pump, which yields MSLEQFLYAACGAGFLLCLLSLMLVRRRPMAGVIALVLTLSATTGLTFLSRDLLSYRRLGDEELVAKVFVGKRDKQRFVVSVDQRDEDALQSFMIAGDQWQLDSRVLKWKKDLARLGFSNIFRLERISGRYEDVSAENNQVHTAYLVNSSDPVDAWYWVREIDYLWRWVDADYGSAVFAPMVDGAQYAVYMTYNGLSLRAENPIAEAALRQWAP from the coding sequence ATGAGTCTTGAGCAATTTTTATATGCGGCTTGTGGTGCCGGGTTTCTGCTTTGTCTATTAAGTTTGATGTTAGTGCGTAGGCGGCCAATGGCGGGGGTTATTGCTTTGGTTTTGACGCTGTCTGCCACCACCGGTTTAACATTTTTGAGCAGAGATTTGCTCAGTTATCGCCGCTTGGGTGACGAAGAATTAGTGGCTAAAGTTTTTGTAGGTAAACGCGACAAACAACGTTTTGTGGTGAGTGTAGACCAACGGGATGAAGACGCATTGCAGTCTTTTATGATCGCCGGAGACCAATGGCAACTTGATAGCCGTGTTTTAAAATGGAAGAAAGACTTGGCTAGGCTCGGGTTTTCAAATATCTTCCGGCTGGAGCGTATTTCTGGGCGTTACGAGGACGTCTCAGCAGAAAATAATCAAGTTCATACCGCCTATCTTGTTAATTCTTCTGACCCGGTAGATGCATGGTACTGGGTCCGTGAGATTGACTATTTGTGGCGCTGGGTTGACGCTGATTATGGCAGTGCCGTATTTGCGCCAATGGTGGACGGCGCTCAATATGCTGTTTACATGACCTACAATGGATTAAGCTTGCGTGCCGAAAACCCGATTGCGGAAGCCGCATTAAGGCAGTGGGCACCTTGA